In the Clostridium gelidum genome, AGCATTTATGAAGGGAGGCATATTAGTGAGTAGATCAACAAAGAAAGCACCTTTTGTTCATGAGGGACTTTTCAAGAAGATAGAAGAAATGAATGGTAATGAAGATAAAAAAGTTGTTAAAACTTGGTCAAGAAGTTCAACAATTTTCCCACAATTTATAGGTCATACAATTGCTGTACATGATGGAAGAAAGCATGTACCAGTATTTATATCAGAAGACATGGTTGGTCATAAGTTAGGTGAATTTGTATTGACTAGAACTTTTAAAGGCCATATCGCAGATAAAACATCAAAAAGATAGCCTGGAAAGGAGGATCATAAATGGAAGCTAGAGCTATAGCAAAATATGTTAGAATGTCTCCAACAAAAGTAGGAGTAATTCTTGGTTTAATAAGAGGAAAACAAGTTAAGGAAGCTTTTGCTATTTTACAATATACTCCAAGAGAAGCAGCAGTAGTAATTAATAAAGTTTTAAAATCAGCTGTTGCCAATGCAGAAAATAATTTGGAATTAAACGCTGATAACTTATATGTTTCAGAATGTTTCGTTGGTTCAGGATCAACATTAAAGAGATTTCAACCTCATGCTCAAGGTAGAGCATTTAAAATTTTAAAGAAAACAAGCAATATAACAGTAATTGTTAAAGAAAGAGCTTAGTTTATAAAAGGAGGGAAAAGCAAGTGGGTCAAAAAGTAAATCCTCATGGCCTTAGAGTAGGTATTATCAAGGGATGGAATGCAAAATGGTATGCCAATAAAAAGAATTTTGCAGATAATCTTATAGAAGATAATCAAATTAGAAAATTTGTTAAGAAAGAACTTTTTTCAGCTGGTATTTCTAAAATAGAAATTGAAAGAGCTGCTAAAAGAGTTAAATTAAACATATACACAGCAAAGCCAGGTGTAGTTATTGGTAAAGGTGGATCAGGAATTGAAAGTTTAAAAAATAAGTTACTTCAATTCGTTAACGGAAAAAATGTTTTGATTAACATAGTTGAAGTTAAAAGTGCAGAAGCCGATGCTCAATTGATGGCAGAAAACATTGCTGCGCAATTAGAAAAGAGAATTTCATTCAGAAGAGCTATGAAGCAAACAATGCAAAGAGCTATGAAACATGGAATAAAAGGTGTGAAAACTGCATGCGCTGGTAGATTAGGTGGAGCTGAAATAGCAAGAACTGAACATTATCATGAAGGAACAATTCCACTACAAACATTAAGAGCTGATATTGATTATGGATTTGCAGAAGCAGATACAACATATGGGAAAATTGGAGTTAAGGTTTGGGTTTATAATGGAGAAGTTCTTCCAACTAAGAAAGTAGAAAAGGAAGAGGCTAACGCATAGGAAAGGAGGAATAGATCATGTTAATGCCTAAAAGGGTAAAACATCGTAAGGTGCAACGTGGTAGAATGAAAGGTAAAGCAACAAGAGGTAATTTCTTAGCTTATGGAGATTATGGAATTCAAGCATTAAGTTGTTGTTGGATTACAAGTAACCAAATTGAAGCTGCCAGAATTGCTATCAATAGATACATTAAAAGAGGTGGAAAACTTTGGATAAAGATTTTCCCAGATAAACCAGTTACAGAAAAACCAGCTGAAACAAGAATGGGTTCAGGTAAAGGATCACCAGAATATTGGGTTGCAGTAGTTAAGCCAGGTAGAGTGTTATTTGAACTATCAGGAGTACCAGAAGAAACTGCAAGAGAAGCAATGAGACTTGCTTCGCATAAACTTCCTGTAAAAACAAAATTTGTTTCAAAAAGAGATTTTGAGGAAATGGGTGGTGAAGAATAATGAAGGCTAGAGAATTAAAAGAATTGAAATTAAGCAATCCTCAAGATTTAACAGTTAAATTAGGCGATCTTAAAGCTGAATTATTTAACTTAAGATTTCAATTAGCTACAGGGCAATTAGAAAATCCAATGAGAATAAAAGAAGTTAAGAAGTCTATAGCCCAAATAAAAACCATCTTAAGAGAAGAAGAATTGAAAGCATTGGAACAATAAAAGTTGGAAGGAGGTAAGCCCTAATGGAAAGATCATTAAGAAAGAAAAGAATTGGTAGGGTTGTTTCTGATAAAATGGAAAAGACCATTGTAGTTGCAGTTGAAACTAAGGTTAGACATCCGCTATACGGAAAAACAGTAAATAAGACTACGAAGTTTAAAGTACATGACGAAAATAATGAAGCTAAAATTAATGATAAAGTATCAATAATGGAAACTAGACCTTTATCTAAAGATAAGAGATGGAGACTTGTTGAAATAGTTGAAAAAGCTAAATAGGCTTTAAAACTGAAAGGAGGGTATTTTAATGATACAACAACAAAC is a window encoding:
- the rpsS gene encoding 30S ribosomal protein S19: MSRSTKKAPFVHEGLFKKIEEMNGNEDKKVVKTWSRSSTIFPQFIGHTIAVHDGRKHVPVFISEDMVGHKLGEFVLTRTFKGHIADKTSKR
- the rplV gene encoding 50S ribosomal protein L22, with product MEARAIAKYVRMSPTKVGVILGLIRGKQVKEAFAILQYTPREAAVVINKVLKSAVANAENNLELNADNLYVSECFVGSGSTLKRFQPHAQGRAFKILKKTSNITVIVKERA
- the rpsC gene encoding 30S ribosomal protein S3 codes for the protein MGQKVNPHGLRVGIIKGWNAKWYANKKNFADNLIEDNQIRKFVKKELFSAGISKIEIERAAKRVKLNIYTAKPGVVIGKGGSGIESLKNKLLQFVNGKNVLINIVEVKSAEADAQLMAENIAAQLEKRISFRRAMKQTMQRAMKHGIKGVKTACAGRLGGAEIARTEHYHEGTIPLQTLRADIDYGFAEADTTYGKIGVKVWVYNGEVLPTKKVEKEEANA
- the rplP gene encoding 50S ribosomal protein L16; this encodes MLMPKRVKHRKVQRGRMKGKATRGNFLAYGDYGIQALSCCWITSNQIEAARIAINRYIKRGGKLWIKIFPDKPVTEKPAETRMGSGKGSPEYWVAVVKPGRVLFELSGVPEETAREAMRLASHKLPVKTKFVSKRDFEEMGGEE
- the rpmC gene encoding 50S ribosomal protein L29, which gives rise to MKARELKELKLSNPQDLTVKLGDLKAELFNLRFQLATGQLENPMRIKEVKKSIAQIKTILREEELKALEQ
- the rpsQ gene encoding 30S ribosomal protein S17, which encodes MERSLRKKRIGRVVSDKMEKTIVVAVETKVRHPLYGKTVNKTTKFKVHDENNEAKINDKVSIMETRPLSKDKRWRLVEIVEKAK